The nucleotide sequence AGGACTTGGCAAGTCGTGTATTAGGGCGGTTTGGCGCAAGAGCCTCAGGGGCGGGCAAAGGACGTCGCCGCCCATCGCTTGGTGAGCGAGAGCCGGATTGTGCTGATGCGCAGGCAGCCCGGCGCAGGGAGTCGGCTCGTTGGCTGGCGAGCCCAGGTCCCGACGTTGGCAGACCGGTTTGGGGGAGCGGCGCTGGATGCTTTGACCGTGTGGATGGCGTTCGACTGGAGCGGTTTCTGCGTCCGGATGTTGGGGCCGAAACGTGCCCGTACGTGGACACGCTCTATTTCGGTCAGCCGGGAAAGCCGAGTTCCTTGAGATAGGAGAGACGTCCGTGTACCGCAGCCGAGAAGTGGCGCCAGTCGAGCTTGTCCACCGGCTCTGTGGGCGTCGGGTCTGCAGCGGACGAGGTGACGTAGCAGGCGGCATCGTAGAGCCGTTCGGACAACAGGCGTTGGCAGAAGATCCCGAACCGCTGCTGGTAGGACTTGTCGCGCCAGATCTCGTCGATTGGCAGGGCGCCGAGTGCAGGCTTTACCGGGCGGCGTGAGCCTTCCTCGTCTTGCATGATGAAGAAGTAGCCGAGCCAAGGGTCTTCGCCGGGGTACAGGTCCGCGAGCGCCGCGTGGCGGAGGTCGACGGCGCTGCCGAGGGCTTCCTCGACGCGGTTGTTGTAGTTGTTGCCGAACGACGGGCCGCCCAAGGCCTTCATTTCGAAGGCTGCGACAAGGGTTTTGTTGTGGACGACCACGAGGTCCCATTGCTTCTGGGGCCGGTAGTAGCCGGGCAGTTCGAGGCCTTGGGACTTGGTGACCCGGATGCTCTCGGGCGGGTATCCGGCCTCCAGGAAGAACTTCGAGATGAGGACGGTGATGGCATCGAAGTGCTTGCCGCTGCGCACGGATCCCGCAGTGCCTGCCCCTACCGCGTCCTTGATCGCGGACTGTTCCTTCTGGAAATCCTTGGCGCCCCAGTACGCCGCGATGGCGTCTTCGAAGTCTTGGCGGGTGACCGTCAAGATCTGTTCCTCCTAGTCAGGCAGTTCGGCAAGGCCGTATACGCTCAGCGCGGCCTTGGTCGCGGCCTGCACGTCTCGACGGTCGAAGGCCGCTGACAGGGCAGCCTTGTCGGCTTCGCTCATTGCGGTCGGGTCAGGCACCCGGATCTTGCGCAGGTATTGCGCCTGGAACCGCAGGGTCCCGCCGCGCATCTTGACCGCGTACGCCTCCACGAACGCCTCGGCTACCTTGGATAGCAACAAGCCGCCAAGCACACGCAGATCCCACGCGTCCGAGACGACGAAGTACAGGTTGTGATGAGGGTAGAGTCCGCCCTCGTCGAGTACCGGGTGGATGGTCAGTTTCATGTCCGGGAACAGCAATTTTGGGCGTTTGGTCAAGTGATGGTCGACTTTGTCGATGGTCTTGTACCAGCGCAGCGGTTGCTTGACCGCCACGTAACGCCGTCGCAGTGCCTCACCGTGTTCCGCGAAGTAGGCCGCCATCCGGGGATAGGCGTTGAGGTCGACCAAACCGCCCTGGGCCGTCCATGGATTGACCAGGTAGGAGCGCGACCACCGCAATCCGCCGGTTGCGGTGTCGCGGGCCATCGCCAGCGGCAAGAGGCGGTCCGGCTCCACCAAGTCCTTGTCCTGGGTGATGAACACCTTGTCCGCCCCTGTGGCGATGCCGATGCCCACGCGGGTGCCGCTCGCCGCATTCTCCAGCAGGCCGAACCGGTCCGCGAGGTCTTCGAGCATCGCGAGTCTCGCCGGAGAAGCCGACGGCCATGAATCACCGCCGGCGAACCAGTGCGGCAGGCGCGCCGCTTGGAACGTCTCGGCGGCGAGCGTCGTCGCGTCCTCGTTAGAGGCCCAAACCAGGAACTCGCCGGCGTGCCGCTCGCCGAAAGCACGATTCGTTTCGGCGGCCACGACAGAGCCCTGGGGCTGTTTGCTGACGACCGTGATGGCCGGATAGGCCGCCACCTGCTCTTCGAACACGTCGACGTCGTGGAGCGACAAGACCGTGTCCACGCTGTACCCGTGGGAGACGAACTCGCGTAGCCGAGAACCGTACTGGTTGCGCATCCAGCGGTCAGCGCAGATGAATCCCAGGCGGCCGCCGGGAGCGAGACTGCGAAGAGCCGTCTCGTAGAAGCCGACGTAGATGTCGGCCCGGCCGCCCATGGTCGGGCACGCGGCACGGTAGGCCGCCATACGGTCGTCGGGGACGTCCTCGATCCTGATGTACGGCGGGTTGCCCACCACGAAGTCGACCGGATCGTCGGACCGGATGCCGGACAGAAGGTAGTCACCGTTGCGAACCCATGCCTGGGCTACCGCGTCCACATCGGCATCGCCCCACCCGTCGTCCGTCAGCGCCTTCGCCGCGACATCCCGTGCGCGCTCCACATTCCGTTCCAGCAGGTCGAGGGCGCGAACGGCGTTCACCGCGTCGCTGATGCATCGACCGTGCGTCCGACACGACGCGCTGAGCCTCCGCACGATCGGGCCGAGAAACGCCCCCTCCCCGCACGCCGGCTCCACGATCTTGAGGCTCGCGAGATCTCGGTCAGCGGTGTACCCGACCAGATCGAGAATCAGTTCGACCACCCAGGCACGGGTGAACACCTCGCCGTGCTCCACGGCCTCCTGGGAAGGCACGGGCAAGGAGAGATCCTCGTTGTCGAACAGCGCGAGCGTGACCACACGAGAACCCTATATTCCGCCAGCTGCTCTCCCGGCGGTACGTCAGGCTGCCGCGACGCGTCTCAGGCCCTGCGGATCAAACTGGTCCGCTTCCTGCTCGCAGGACGCCTGTTTCGCGGTGACGTCGACGGGTCCGGCAACGGGATGCGCCAAAACCGTCACCAGCGTTCCCGAGAGGTCCCGTCTCGGCACCGGGCGGGCGGTGTGCGCCGAGCAGGAACGAGGAGGGCGGGCCCTCGACCGTGCCGAGGGCCCGCTCGTACCCGGTCTGACCGGTCAGACCTTCAGGATCAGCGCTTCCACCTGTTCGAGCGTCGTCACGCTGGCCTGCGCGGCGGCCCGGGCCTTCGACAACTTCTCCATCCACTCGATCCGCTGCTCAGCCGGGAGGGGTTCTTCTCCGAGCTGGATGCGCAAGCTGTGCGCCTCTTCGAAGTTCGTCATCAGGGTGTGGGCGGCGTCCACCGCCTTCTGGTAGCTCCCCTCGACGAGTTCGATCCGCGCTGGCAGCTCCCGGCGCAGCTTGGCCAGTTGGTCGCGTGGGTCGGCAGCCGCCTCGCCGTTCGCGGTGATCGGGGCGCCGGAGCCCGCCGTGGTCCCCGCGTCGGCAGGCGCGTTGGCCGGGCTTCCGGACGAGGCCGCTACCTGGGTGCAGAGGTCGACGGGGAAGAGCTCGTCGAACCACGCCTTGTCGGCGACGTAGCTGGTGGGCCGGCCTTCGCTGTCCGGAGCGATCACCATCCCCGCAGTGATCGCCGTCCGTTCCGACTCGGCCCAGTGCTGCTCGCCATAGCAGACCAGAGGCGTGTCGTCGTCCGCCTTGGGCGGCCGCAGCGCGTCCGGGTGCTCCAGCACGGCCTTCGCGAACGCGAGAAGAAGGGCCCGGCTGACACCCGGCGCCCCCGCCGTGTACGCCAGTGTCAGGGCGGCGAGGGCGCTCTTGGGGGTGCGGCGCACGCCCTTGCGCCCGGTGCCCGCCTCGCTTCCCTGCCCCGGGGTGATGAACGGCTGCGGAGCGTGGATCAGCGCCGGCGCCATCCGCTGGACCAGGGCGGTCCAAGCGGCCGCGTCACCCGCCTCCGCCCCGAGGAGCAACTCCATGAGCGGCCTCGGGTCCTGTCCGGCGCCCTCCTTGGTCTCTGTGGTGCCGAAGAGACCAAGGGCGGAGAGGATGTTGCCCCGGCGCACGAACAGCTGCGCGACGGCGGCGGACCACAACCGCGTGCGCCCCTCGGCCGCCTTCGCCCGGATCTGGCTCCACGCCGGTTCCTGCAGCGTCCCCCTGACGACCGGCCAGAACCTCCCGGTGTCTCGGACGGTGCGCACGTTCCCCTTCTGCGGGGCCTCGGGCGGGATTCCGGGGAACACCAGCGCGGTGATGGCACGTACCGCGACATCACGCAGCACGACGGGGGAAACGTCGGCGCCCGAAGGCACGAGTGGTTCCAACGGGTCGAGCGGCCCGTTGACAGTCAACGCGTCACGCACCCCTACCAGATCGAGGAGGTCCGCACCGCGCGCGTCGGGGAACGCCTCGGCGAGCGCGTCCGCGAGGAGGCATTCCCTGACGTAGGCGTCGACGAGCGTCGCGAACAGGGCGATCAGGCGCGCGTCCTCGTCGTAGGGCTGGATGCCGCGCAGGTGGTCGTTGACGTTCAGGGCTCGCAGAACGTGTTCCAGCGCCTCGGGCTTGGTGCAGCCGATCACGATCTCCGCGGACACCGTGGCGATCTTCGCCGCCCTCCGCGACGGGTCAGTCGCCTCCGTCTCCGGCTTCGCACCATCCCGGTTGAGCCGGGCGGAGAGCCGGTTCAGGATCTCTCGCAGGCTCAGCAACAACGGCTCGGGGCCGTCCTTCTTGTCCTTCGGCATGGGCACGAGGGACTGGGGCATCCCCGTGACCAGGTGCTCCGGACGCACCCGGAAGACATCGAGACGGGCCAGCGCACGATTGTTCCCGGTCACGGCGGCCAGCCGCCACAGCTTCGACACCGTGCCGTCGGAGTGGGTGATCTGCCACTGCTGCAGGACGTTCATGCCCTTGGAGAGCTGACCCGTGTCCGCGAGGGACTCGGTCAGATCGTACCCACGGGTTTTCCCGGCGCGCTGAAGGTTCTCGGCAGCGTACCGCTGCATGTGCACGGCCACCGCGTACGGCTGCTCGGCGAGGGCGAGTGCCGCTTTCGGCTGCTCAGCCTCCTGGATGGCGCGGACCACCGGGCGCGGCCGCCGGTGGCCCAGCGCGGCGAGCAGAGCGTGCTTCTCGGCCTCGAGCTCGTGCACGCGGCGGACGGTGTCCTGATGCTTCTGCGTGGCCGCAGCCAGCGCCTGCGCTGCGTACGTGTCGTCGCCCGGCGCCCGGCGCAGCGCATCGCGCTCCTTCTCAGCGGACTTCGCGCTCTTTGTGGCCTCCTGGAGCGCCAGCTCGGCGGCGACGAGGTCCTTGACGCGGTGGCTGGCCTCCGGGGCGGGCGAAGACCAGCAAACGGCGGTGCGGTCGTTGAGGTCCCAAGGGACCACTGCGGCGCCGTGGACGTCGCAGGTCAGTAGGAGCACCTGCTCGTCGCCAGCCTGCACGATCCGGTAGGCGTTGGGCTTGAGGACCTTCCTGCCACGCTGGGTGGCGATCAGGGCCTTGATCTCGGTGTCGGGGAGTGCGGCGGCAAGACCCTCAAGGATCGCCTGCCGCGGAGGCGGCACGACCTCGTGATCCGCGCAAGTGTTCTCGATCGCGTCCGCGAGTCGGTCGGCCCAGAGGGCGTTGCCGATCTGCGGGTAGATGTCGTCGGACCGTTTCACGGCCATGGTGTCGTCCTTCCACCCGGGCGTCCCAGGCGGCCACAGAAGCTCCCGTCCCTCAGGAGCGTGTCACGCGCCCGAGTGCCGAAGCCTCGTGCCGGCGAGGAATCAAGCCGACACCCGTGAAACTGTGCGGCGGTCCTCGCCCCGTACGGTCCACCTGCCAGCGTCCGAAGAACGATCAGCCCCAACAGCGCCTCGGTAGCGCCTGGACTCTCGCAGCTTGCTCCTGCTCCACCGAAGGCGGCATGAGGCGGACGCCGGTGGTGAGCCACCGACGTGCGCCACGCAATTTGCCACTGTCCGCGACAGAACCGCCACTCAAAGCCGCTGAGTTCACCCAATCAGGTGAACGCCGCCTCGGTCAGCCGCGGGGACGCCTGGGTTGAGGTATCCGTGCGGCGCTGGGCGACAAGGTGTCTGGTTCTGGCCCCGATGTGCTCCGGCGGGCTCTACGGTGCACTGGTGAGCAACGAGACGCCGCCGACCTGTGCGGGCGAACTGCCGGAGGTCGACGAGGACTTGGCGAAGTCCCTGACCGCGCGGGGCGCGTCGGGCGTACGAGCGCTGGGGATGCTGCGGGACGCGTACCGGGTCCTGACCGGCACGACGATGGAACGGCCGGACGAGGTTGCCGCGGCGTGTGTGCGCAGTGCGGCGGACGCGCTGCTGAGCCTGCCTGGCGCCCCTGACCCGCCAGAGCTGAGGCACGCGGCGAAAAACCTGCTGGCCGCGGTCGATACCTTCCCGCCACCAGCCCTCCGCACCCCCAGCTCCGGTACCTCGGCCGGTCCGGTCGGGACGGACCGCCCGGGGTGGAAGCGGATGACGGCGGCGGCCGAGGCGCTGCGTGGTGAACTGGGACCGCCGGGTGGTTTCCACCAGGCACGGGCCCGTGGGATCTTCGAGCAGCTGATGGGCGTCACGCCCAGTGCCGCGCAGGACCCGGCACTGGACGTGTGGGCCGACATCTACGGGGTGGCCTCGCGCATCCTGCACGGCCGCGCCGCCGCACCCGGCGAGGCCGTGCACCTATACACCGACCTCCTCGACGCGGCCCGGAACCTGCTGGTGCCGCTGCGCGACCGCGCGGAGCGGATCCTTCAACTGGCCGCGCTCGCGGAGCCCAGCGAGAAGGAGGCACTGGAAATCGCCAACTGGGCGGACCCGCGCGCCACGTGGTTCTTCTTCGGCTCCGGCCCAGCCCCGGCATGGCTGGAGGTCCTTCAGGAACACGCGCCGCACCTGCTGCTCGCCGATGAGGCCGCCGACGTCTGGCCAGCCGGCGAGTTCCTCGAGCACCTGGCCGCCGTCGCCCCGGAGACAGTTCGGCCGTGGCTGGCCGACCACGTCGTCGGGCTCTCCGCCGCTGGCCCGTACGTCCTTGGCGCGCTGCTGCGCCTGTCCGACGCCGGCGCCCTGGATACCGCTGGTGCCAGGTTGCTGCTCCCGCGCGTCCTCGCCCTGCCCCCGGCCGGGACGCCGGCCGAGGAGGCGAGCCTGACACGCCGGATGGCGGCCAGCTGGGCCGGAAACTTCCCGGTGGCCGCGCGGGACAGGGACTGGCTCCTCGTCGTCGAGGAGCTCCTGAAGGACACCGTCGACCTCGGGCACGCCGGCTACCTGGCCTACGGGACCGCGCGGCAGCGCGCGCACGTCAGGCACGAGGCGTTGCCCGAGCTGACGGAGGTGCTCCAGCGGGAGTGGGCCGCCCGTCTGCCCGAACACGACATCACGGGCCTGCTGCGGGAGGTGGTGGCGACCGTCCACCGGGCTGACGGCGGACGGTTCCAGTGGGCCCGGGCTGCCCGTAACGCGATGACGGGCCTGCTGCGCCGCGACACCGAGGCGCCCGTGAGCCGATCCTGGTCCGCGTACGTCGACCTGGAAGAAGTCCGCGTCATGGACGCGGACTTCTTCGGCCCGATCCTCGAACTGGGTCCGCTCTTGGCCCGCGGGGTTCTCGACCTCGCCGCGGCGGACGCTGCGGTCGGCCTCCCGCTGGACGAGCGTACCCGCGCGTGGCCGCGGATCGCCGCCGCGGATGCGGACCTGCATGACCGGATGCTCGCCGCCCACCTGGCCGCGCACCCGCCGACTGCGGACACCGACACCGCGGGCGTGGGGGAGTGGTGGGACCGGGCGGTCGAGGTCACCGTGCGTCTGCTGGCGGGTCGGCCGACACCGGAAGGCGCACGGCTGGCCGCCCTGATCCTGGACACCTGCCCACCCGAGCGCGCCGCCGGCCTGGACCGCCGGGCCACGGCGGCTCTCGGCCCGGCCCCGTCCGCCGACGAGATCACCCGCACCTTGCTTACCGGCGATGCCGGCCCGGAGGACGGCCGGGTCGAACCGTATGCCTCATGGCTGCGGGTGTGGCACTGGTCGCCAGCGCTGCCCGCCCGGCTGCTCACCGGCTTCGCTCCGCTGCTCGCCGCGCTGCGGCAACTGAAGAAGGCCGGCCCGCCCGACCCGCGCACCACGGTGACCCTGCGCAACGCGGGCGCACTCGATGAAGAGGGACTGCTGGCGCTGACCAGCGAGGCCGGCCCGCTCGTGGCCGCAGCCGCCTTCGCCTCCGCGTCGGACGCGGACGCCCACGGCTACGCCACCATGCTGCTGCGACTCGTGCGGGCCGCCCCGGACGCATGGACAGCCGACGTACCCCGCGTGATCGACGCTCTGGCCCGGCCGGACCTCGGCGCGTTCTACCTCGCCGCCGTCGCCGCCCACTGCCGCGGCATCCCGGCGAACCGCCTGGGCCCCGTCGCCGTCGCCGCCCTCACGTTGCGCCACTCCCTGCCCGCCCACGAGACTGGCCAACAGCTCTCCACCGCAGCGGTGTTCGCCGACCGGGCCCTGTTCGACCTGCTGAATGTCGTGTGGCGCACCGGCACCGATTTCGGCACCGACTTGCCGGCCGTCCTGGTCCACCTCCACGGCCTCGCCGAACCCCTCACCCGTCCGGCCAGCGACACCCCGGGCGGCAAGAAGCGGTCCATCGACCCGCGGTTCCCCAGCCCAGCCGTGCGCGCGCTCGGCTCCCTACTCGAATACGCCGTCAGCCGTGCCCCCACGGACGGCGACATGTGCCCCGACGTTCTTCACCTGCTCGCCGACGTCCTGGCCGCCGACCTCGTTGACGAGGACGCCGCAACCGAGATCGGCGAGCGGCTGCCGGTCCTGCACCGCCGGGCCACCGCCTTCGCCACCGCCCATCCCGAGCTCTACGCCCTAGACCCCCACCGGCCTACCCCGGCCGGAGCATGGCTGCGCCTGGGCGGATCCGACCGGTTACTGCTCGCCGCCCTTGACCGCGGCCAGCTCTTGGCCGCAGTACGCGAAGGCCAGCGGGGCGTGGCCACAAGCGTCGCGTTCGCGCTCCTGGTGGACGGCGACGTCGACGTGCTCGGCGATCCCGTGGCCGCCTGGCGCGAGCTGGCCACTGGCCCGAATGCTGCCATAGCGGTCTCCCACCTGATGTTCCCTCTCGCCCGCGTCACGATGGCGCTGATCCCCGAGGACGCCGCTCATACGCCCGTGGACATCGCACATGTGTGGTGGACGGCTGCGCTCGATGCCGGCCTGCCGCCCGGCGCGCTCGCCGGCGCCGGCTACTTTGCCACGTCCGCCCTCACAGACGAGGCGTGGTTGCCCCTGGCCCGACGCAGCGCCGAGCACACTCCGGCTCAGGAAGACGCCGACAAGGTCGCCGAACGCGCCGCCCGCCACCCGCGCAGTCCCGACGCCCTGATCCTGACCGCGCACCTGCTCACCCGCCCTTCTCCTGGCCGCTGGTACGACGCGGGGGTCCGTCCGCATGCCCGGGCCTTAGAAGCCGTTGTCTTTCCGAAAGTTCGGTGTGTGTTTTCGCTGGTCAGGCGTGAAGCGGTGTGTGGTGCGGGAGGGATGACGCATCGTTGTCGTCTCTTCGCGGGAGTGCTTGTGCCGTCGGTGATGGGGTTGTTGGAGGAGCGGGAGACTGCTGCCCGGGCTCGGGTGGAGGAACTGCGGGCGGAGGCGGAGCGGGTCGCGGCCGCGTTGCGGGACGCCGAGGCGGTGCTGGAGCGTCGCGTGATCGCGGTCGCGGAATTGGCCGAGGCCCTGGGAGAGCCGGAACCGGAGGCGTCTGCGGCCGGCTCGGAGCCGGAGCCTGTGGAGGTCGAGGCGGTGGCGGCGGGTTCGGTGGTGCCGCGGCGGGGAGGGCGGGCGTCGGTGGCGGTGCTCGCGCCGGACTACCGGCGGATCGTGGGTCTGGTGGAAGAGGCGGACGCGGCCGGGTTGCGGGTGAAGGAGTTGGCCCGGGGGCTGGGCCTGGAGCTGGTGCCGGGGAAGGTGGAGGGGGTGCGGTCGAAGGCGAAGCGGCTGGTGGTGCGGGGATGGCTGTTGGAACGGGTGCCGGGGGTGTTCACGCTGCCGCCGGCGGCGCAAGGCGGGGGCGTGCTCGGTGCCGGCGGGCCAGGCGCCGGGTCATGAGCATGGCCATCGACCACCATGCGATGGTTTCGCTGCTGGTGGGGAGGGTTTCGTAGTCGCGGGCCAGGCGCCGTGAGCGCATCAGCCAGCCGAACGTGCGCTCCACCACCCACCGCCGGGGCAGGACGACGAAGCCGCGCACGTCGTCGGTGCGTTTGACGACCGTCAGCGCGATGTCGAGGTGTTCGTCGGCCCAGTCGACGAGGTCGCCGGTGTAGGAGCCGTCGGCCCAGATCCGCCGCAGGTGCCGGTGCCGGGCCCGCAGCGCGGGCAGCATCCGGGCGGCGGCCTCGCGGTCGGTGACGCCGGCCGCGGTGACCAGCACCCGGAGCAGCAGCCCGAGGGTGTCGACGACGATGTGCCGCTTGCGGCCGTTGATCTTCTTGCCGCCGTCGTAGCCGCGTGAGGCGGACGGCACCGAGGCGGCGGCCTTGACCGACTGCGCGTCGATGCTGCCCGCGGTCGGTTCCACCGCCCGGCCGGCCGCGACGCGGCACCGCGCCCGCAACCGGTCGTGGAACTCGGCGGCCAGGCCCTGGTCGCGCCAGCGGCGGAAGAACGCGTAGACCCGGTCCCACGGCGGCAGGTCCGCGGGCATCGCCCGCCACTTGATGCCGTTGTCGACCAGGTACCGGACCGCGTCGACCATCTCCCGGTGGCAGTACGCCTCCGGCTGCCCGCCCCGGCCCTCCAGCCAACGCGGCACCGGAAACGCGGCCCGGACCACCGCCCACTCCGCGTCACTCATGTCCGAGGGGTACGCGCGTGCCCGGGGCGGCCGACCGCCCGCGTTTCCGTACGCATGTGCGAGACAGTCACACCCACGGCTGAACGGATTGGACTCGCCCGCAGCAACCGCGTACAACCGTGGCAACAGGGCCTCCTGGACATCTCGTTCGGTCTCGACAACCACCGAGATTCCAAGAGGCCCTGCTTTCATGCGCCTTCAGCGGCGGGACCACTCCAAAGAGAACCCAAGTCCTATAAAACGACGCCAAGTTCGCTAAGACAACGGCTTCTTACTCCAGGCCGTCGCGTCCCTGCTCCCCGACGACCGCCCGGCCGAGACGGGACAGCTGCGCCTGGCCCTCGTCGACGCGGGAGAGGTCGATCTCCACGGGGCGACCGTGGACCGCTGACCGGCGGGCGGGCGCACGCAGCTCTGCGACGCGCGCCCTGTCACGACGTTCGCGTACGACGGCCGGCAGCGGTCCAGGCGCGGGGCGTCGTCGGAGTCCAGACGGCGGCACAGGGCCCTGTCTCGGTTGTAGAGGCACGTCAGCGAGGTGCTACTCCACCGACACCACGGTCAGCTCGAACTCTTCGGCGCAGTCGAGCGTACTGTCCACGCCCCGGTGCTCGACCTGCTCGCCGCCACGAACGACGTCGACGACCTGGTCGCTTCGACTGCACCGGTGTTCGACGTGCTGGTGATCGGCGGCATGTTCGACCGCCACCTGCACCAGGATTTCGCCCACGTCGGGGCGGGCTTGGACCGAGTCGCCCGCCAGCCCCTGGCGGACGCCGACGATGCGGACAGATCACGGCGTTCCCGGGACATGAGGGAAGAGGCGCCAGTAGCATGCGAGTTGGGACCCGGGCCGTCGGTCGTACCGATGGCACCAGTCGACACACTCGCCCGGAGGCGCGGCTGTACCGCGCCTACCAGCGCTCCTCGATCCTCATCACTGACGCGGTTGCTGCTGCACGCAGCAGAACCGCATGCAGGGGAGTCCTCATGCCCGCGCGACCCAACCTTCGATCCTGTCTGCCTTCCGCGTTCTACGCCGAGCACAGCCGAGCGAGAAGCCGCGTGTACGCCTTGGTCGGCAGCAGCACCGGCCCCGCTGCTTTGCAGGCGGTTCTGACCTGCCGTTCGCCCGTGCTGGCCCAACGCGTCGCCGACTACCTCACCGCGTCCGTGATGAACAGGGCAGACGGCGGTGCGACGCTGGATCACTTGACTGCCTTGCTGCCGCAGGCGCCGGCGGCTTCGCTGCGTCAGGCCGCTGCCCACATCGCTTCTGGAGCGTGGCCGCCGGCCCCATCACCCGTGGTGCAGTGGGAAGAGCTGCGCGGCGGACGCGCTGTGAGTGACAAGGCCGCGGCGCCGGTCGCCGAGCGACTTGTGCGAGCCGACCCGGCCGCAAGGCTTGCCGACCTGCCGGGAACGGTCATTCGCTTGACCCAGTTGTTGGAGTTCCACGTCCACAACCGCGCGGAGCTGGTCGCGAAGGCGCTGGCCGGCGGACAGATTCCGCAACCGCCGGAAGACGAGGACGACGACCCCGATGATCTCGTCGGCGCGCTGCTGTTCTTCGTGGGTTCACCGGAGGCGCCGGGAGCCGAGACGATCACCGCCACCGGCCACGTGGAACGCCTCGACCCCGACAGCGGGGACGAGCTGCACCAATGGTCCACCACGCACATGGTGACGGACTTCGGACCGGGGCACCGCACCCGCACGACCGGCCCGACCAGGCTGCGCAGACAAAGGGGAAGGACCGACTTCGCCGCGCTGTTCCCGGCTCCGAACTGCGCGTGCGGCGACGTCGAGGAATGCGAGACATGCGGATCCTGGCACCTGACGCCCAGGACCGCACATGTCCTGACCACCACGCTGTCGGTGCTCGCCGACGAGGCGTACGGGGACTGCGAGGAACACGGCGACGCCCCTGTGGCAGAGGACGAATCGTGGATGTTCTTTGACCGGCTGCCCCACCTCACCCGCACCCAGGGCCTCCCATGGCGACGCCGGATCGCCCGTGCCTGCGACGACCTCGCAGGCGACCTCAAGCATGGACACTGGCCCGAACCGCGCTGCCTCGCCGAGGAAGTCGTCCTCGATATCGCCCTCGACGACGCGCCTGCGTACGCCGAGATGGAGCGCGAGACCGGAGAGCACCGCCGACTTCCCAAGTTCCCCGACGACTACGACTGGGGCGAATGCCAGTCGATCCTCTACCAGGACTGGGACTTCCAGATGCTCTACGAGGACGACAGGAACGGGGTCGCCATCCCCGACAACGACCTGAGCCAGGCTGCGGGAACTCTCGACACACACGCAGACGCGTGGTTCGAACCATTCGGCCCCCTGCCCGGCCGCGCTGCCGACCGAGGATTCCGGCGATAGGCCGCTCCGAGTGCGCGTACACCTTGTCATCACGTTGACCGATGCCGAGCCGCAGCACCGCCGATCGTTGTCGGCCGGCTGGGGAGTGACAGTCCGTCACCGGCTTCGGGGACCACGTGGGGACCACACGACATGCGCACTGTTGGACGAACCGTCTGCAAACAGACGTCGGTGCGTGTGCCCGTAAACTTTCGAACTGCCTTGATAGCAAAGGCACTTGACTGGGGGTCAAGGGGTCGCAGGTTCAAATCCTGTCGTCCCGACGGTGCAGGGAAAGGCCCGATGATCAGGGGGAAACCCCAGGTCGGCGGGCCTTTTTGCATGCGCCTGACAAGTGCGGTGCGGGGCTGTTCCGGCGCGGAATCGGTGTCGGTCATGTACCGAATGTCGGAGTCACGGGACCACCACGGGACATAACACCCGCTCAGTAACTTGATTTTGATTACAGAGCGTGACATTCGGCGGATGCGGCCTCGGGATGTCGTGGTGGTTCGGACAGGCAGGGGAGCATGAGGTATTTCGTGCACGTGGGAGTGCGTGCCCCCTTCGGGGACGGCACCATTCGAC is from Yinghuangia sp. ASG 101 and encodes:
- a CDS encoding PaeR7I family type II restriction endonuclease; its protein translation is MTVTRQDFEDAIAAYWGAKDFQKEQSAIKDAVGAGTAGSVRSGKHFDAITVLISKFFLEAGYPPESIRVTKSQGLELPGYYRPQKQWDLVVVHNKTLVAAFEMKALGGPSFGNNYNNRVEEALGSAVDLRHAALADLYPGEDPWLGYFFIMQDEEGSRRPVKPALGALPIDEIWRDKSYQQRFGIFCQRLLSERLYDAACYVTSSAADPTPTEPVDKLDWRHFSAAVHGRLSYLKELGFPG
- a CDS encoding Eco57I restriction-modification methylase domain-containing protein; this encodes MVTLALFDNEDLSLPVPSQEAVEHGEVFTRAWVVELILDLVGYTADRDLASLKIVEPACGEGAFLGPIVRRLSASCRTHGRCISDAVNAVRALDLLERNVERARDVAAKALTDDGWGDADVDAVAQAWVRNGDYLLSGIRSDDPVDFVVGNPPYIRIEDVPDDRMAAYRAACPTMGGRADIYVGFYETALRSLAPGGRLGFICADRWMRNQYGSRLREFVSHGYSVDTVLSLHDVDVFEEQVAAYPAITVVSKQPQGSVVAAETNRAFGERHAGEFLVWASNEDATTLAAETFQAARLPHWFAGGDSWPSASPARLAMLEDLADRFGLLENAASGTRVGIGIATGADKVFITQDKDLVEPDRLLPLAMARDTATGGLRWSRSYLVNPWTAQGGLVDLNAYPRMAAYFAEHGEALRRRYVAVKQPLRWYKTIDKVDHHLTKRPKLLFPDMKLTIHPVLDEGGLYPHHNLYFVVSDAWDLRVLGGLLLSKVAEAFVEAYAVKMRGGTLRFQAQYLRKIRVPDPTAMSEADKAALSAAFDRRDVQAATKAALSVYGLAELPD
- a CDS encoding IS5 family transposase → MSDAEWAVVRAAFPVPRWLEGRGGQPEAYCHREMVDAVRYLVDNGIKWRAMPADLPPWDRVYAFFRRWRDQGLAAEFHDRLRARCRVAAGRAVEPTAGSIDAQSVKAAASVPSASRGYDGGKKINGRKRHIVVDTLGLLLRVLVTAAGVTDREAAARMLPALRARHRHLRRIWADGSYTGDLVDWADEHLDIALTVVKRTDDVRGFVVLPRRWVVERTFGWLMRSRRLARDYETLPTSSETIAWWSMAMLMTRRLARRHRARPRLAPPAAA